TACCTTGGATACTTTTATAGAACCTTGAATTCAAAGTCCATTTCCTTAAAAAATATAGCAGGTAGGTTACCCCTATCACGGAGGGTAATGTTAGCGTCGCAAAGAATAACTCTTGTTCGAGTATACTGTTTTCATTGTTTATTTCACCAAGGAAATCCAATACGGTAACCAAAAAAGCTATCAGTAGATACAATAAGAACCTATTTCTTTTCAAATCGGATTTGTTTTTATTGTTCATCTATTACCGTCAACGTATCCTCGGTCACATCAACGGTGTAAAAATATCCAACAGAACGGTTACTTGGTGTGGTCAGGTTGATGACATTACTTCGTATAGTAGCGGGTGGTGGGTTGCCCCCGAAAGAGATACTCGTGTTTCCTGTTTGTGTGAACAGTTCATAAAGATAATTAAAATATCCTTCTGAAATGGCCAGTTGTTGCCCTGTGACGACGTCCCCAATTGCTAGGGCAATTTCCCCGTTGATTTCAATTCCGATACGTTTTTGTCCATCAAAAAAATCATCGGAGGTAATCAATACCTGACTATTACCAGGGTCGGGTATGATGACGAATTCTCCATTACGGAACAATCGGGTGTAATAAAAATTTTCGATACCTACAGGATCTGTAGTGTCAAACTTCAAGATGTACCCTTCAGGGGAAAAAATGGTCTCTTCCTGAAAATCCGTAAAAAAGCGTTCAAATTGTGGTGTCTCGTTCAACATATCCGACCCTTCATAGGTTTCCCCGTTCCATTGAATGTTTACTGTATACCTATTTCCAAGTTCTGGTACTAG
This genomic interval from Zobellia roscoffensis contains the following:
- a CDS encoding DUF4249 domain-containing protein, translated to MKTIVKTVLHIACLCIGILVLSCETDVTNDIDLVESTPKLVIDGGLERNTTSPLTTQQFRLTTTNDFLSKDPNPIVSNAVVSVTDGTTTWTFEHTGDGLYSNDELVPELGNRYTVNIQWNGETYEGSDMLNETPQFERFFTDFQEETIFSPEGYILKFDTTDPVGIENFYYTRLFRNGEFVIIPDPGNSQVLITSDDFFDGQKRIGIEINGEIALAIGDVVTGQQLAISEGYFNYLYELFTQTGNTSISFGGNPPPATIRSNVINLTTPSNRSVGYFYTVDVTEDTLTVIDEQ